A stretch of the Pedobacter sp. MC2016-14 genome encodes the following:
- a CDS encoding sugar MFS transporter: MRKKITVSEIGGLSKRENLISIIIIGVLFFIFGFVTWINAILIPYFKIACELTNFQSYLVAFAFYISYLLMSVPASFLLKKAGFKNGMMIGFWVMAVGALIFVPAALSRTYELFLTGLFTLGIGLAILQTAANPYVTILGPKESAAKRFSIMGICNKFAGIIAPLLFAAAILRSTDTELFEQLKTMTGAAKDAALDELIRRVIIPYSIVAVVLVGLGLFIRFSPLPEIDTDTEAEDVAEQTSGKTSIFQFPHLILGAFAIFVHVGSQVIAVDTVIGYARSMDIPLLEAKVFPSYTLGATIIGYTLGISLIPKYISQVLALRFCTLLGAVFTFLIIYTHGQVQLFGHAADISIWFVVLLGFANSMIWAGVWPLALDGLGRYIKIGASLLIMGLSGNAILPLIYGHFADQYDLRTAYWVLLPCYVYLAFYAMYGFKIKHWVFKK, encoded by the coding sequence TTGAGAAAGAAAATCACGGTTTCAGAAATAGGCGGGCTCAGTAAAAGGGAAAATTTGATCTCGATTATCATTATAGGAGTACTGTTTTTTATTTTTGGTTTTGTAACCTGGATCAATGCCATCCTGATCCCTTATTTTAAGATAGCCTGTGAGCTGACCAATTTTCAGTCTTACCTGGTTGCGTTCGCCTTTTACATCTCTTATTTGCTGATGTCTGTACCCGCTTCTTTTTTGTTAAAAAAGGCCGGTTTTAAAAATGGAATGATGATTGGCTTTTGGGTAATGGCTGTAGGGGCTTTGATATTTGTGCCAGCCGCACTCAGCAGGACTTATGAGTTGTTTTTAACAGGCTTGTTTACACTGGGGATTGGCCTGGCAATTTTACAGACTGCAGCCAATCCGTACGTCACTATTTTAGGCCCTAAGGAAAGCGCGGCAAAGCGCTTTAGTATTATGGGGATTTGTAATAAGTTTGCAGGCATTATTGCCCCATTGTTGTTTGCTGCGGCCATTTTACGCTCTACTGATACCGAGTTGTTTGAACAGCTTAAAACCATGACTGGCGCAGCAAAAGATGCCGCTTTAGATGAATTGATTCGTCGGGTCATTATTCCTTATAGTATCGTTGCAGTGGTATTGGTAGGCCTGGGGCTGTTTATCCGCTTTTCTCCCTTGCCGGAAATTGATACCGACACAGAAGCAGAAGATGTTGCCGAACAGACATCTGGTAAAACCAGTATCTTCCAGTTTCCTCATTTGATATTGGGTGCCTTTGCGATATTTGTCCACGTTGGTTCGCAGGTAATAGCAGTAGATACCGTAATCGGTTATGCCCGTTCTATGGATATTCCTTTGTTGGAGGCTAAGGTTTTCCCCTCTTATACTTTGGGCGCAACCATAATCGGGTACACTTTAGGGATCTCTTTAATTCCCAAATATATTTCGCAAGTTTTGGCATTACGGTTCTGCACACTGTTGGGTGCCGTTTTTACCTTCCTTATTATTTACACACACGGTCAGGTACAACTGTTCGGCCATGCAGCAGATATTTCCATCTGGTTTGTGGTGTTGCTGGGTTTTGCCAATTCCATGATCTGGGCGGGAGTTTGGCCACTTGCCCTGGATGGTTTAGGACGTTACATTAAAATCGGTGCCTCACTGCTCATTATGGGGTTGAGCGGCAATGCCATTCTGCCTTTGATATATGGCCATTTTGCTGACCAATACGATTTACGTACGGCATACTGGGTTTTACTGCCTTGTTATGTTTACCTGGCCTTTTATGCGATGTATGGATTTAAAATCAAACATTGGGTTTTTAAAAAATAG
- the nagA gene encoding N-acetylglucosamine-6-phosphate deacetylase, which produces MIFTDRIKIYNGIILTPHRLIKGGCVLIAQGKIVEVTENNIDFEGAELIDAKGMYISPGFIDIHVHGGGGHDFMDNTLEAFLGIAETHAKYGTTAMTPTTLSCEKADLLKTLDLYTEADQLNIAGARFIGMHIEGPYFSMLQKGAQDPRYIRDPIVEEYEEILSYSSIIKRWSAAPELKGALEFGDFLRKKGVLAAIAHTDAIYEEVLAAYERGFTHATHFYSCMSGVSRRNAYRYAGVVESAYLLDGMSVEIIADGVHLPPALLKLVYKIKGAEKTALITDAMRAAGMPPGPSILGSLKDGLPVIVEDNVAKLTDRSAFAGSVATADRLVRNMVRLADVPLLEAVKMISATPAEIMKVDAFTGSLQPGKDADVVIFDQDINIFTTMVKGKVVYSKA; this is translated from the coding sequence ATGATTTTTACAGATAGAATTAAGATTTACAATGGCATCATCCTTACTCCACACCGGCTGATTAAAGGCGGCTGTGTATTGATAGCGCAGGGAAAGATTGTTGAAGTGACTGAAAACAATATAGATTTTGAAGGCGCTGAGCTGATAGATGCGAAAGGCATGTATATTTCTCCGGGCTTTATCGACATTCATGTACATGGTGGCGGGGGACACGATTTTATGGACAATACCCTGGAGGCTTTTCTGGGAATTGCGGAAACGCATGCCAAATATGGTACAACAGCCATGACGCCAACAACCTTAAGCTGCGAAAAGGCCGACTTGCTGAAAACGCTGGATCTTTATACTGAGGCAGATCAGCTGAATATTGCTGGCGCAAGGTTTATAGGGATGCATATTGAAGGCCCTTATTTTTCTATGTTGCAAAAGGGCGCCCAAGACCCGAGGTATATCCGGGATCCTATTGTAGAGGAATATGAGGAAATCCTGTCTTATTCGTCCATCATTAAACGCTGGAGTGCCGCCCCTGAACTTAAAGGCGCACTTGAATTTGGAGATTTTCTTCGTAAGAAAGGTGTTTTAGCGGCAATTGCGCATACCGATGCCATTTATGAAGAAGTTTTAGCTGCTTATGAAAGGGGATTTACTCACGCTACTCATTTCTACTCCTGTATGTCAGGGGTTTCCAGGCGAAATGCCTACCGTTACGCCGGCGTGGTAGAAAGCGCATATTTATTGGATGGCATGAGTGTAGAGATTATTGCAGATGGGGTACACCTGCCGCCAGCGTTGCTAAAACTCGTTTATAAGATTAAAGGTGCGGAGAAGACTGCCTTGATAACAGATGCGATGCGTGCCGCAGGGATGCCTCCTGGCCCGAGTATTTTAGGAAGTCTTAAGGATGGTCTTCCTGTAATTGTAGAAGACAATGTAGCCAAACTAACAGATCGCAGTGCTTTTGCGGGCAGTGTAGCGACCGCTGACCGCCTGGTAAGAAATATGGTTAGGCTTGCAGATGTTCCCTTGCTGGAAGCCGTGAAGATGATTTCTGCAACACCAGCGGAGATTATGAAGGTGGATGCCTTTACAGGTTCCTTACAACCAGGGAAAGATGCAGATGTGGTAATTTTTGATCAGGACATCAATATTTTTACCACAATGGTAAAGGGGAAAGTAGTGTATTCAAAAGCTTAA
- a CDS encoding glucosamine-6-phosphate deaminase, with amino-acid sequence MEMTEINDAAHLAVNIFENRKQMGIHAAEVASERINALLLAQPVVNVIFAAAPSQNEFLEELITLDIDWSRINAFHMDEYIGLDEAAPQGFGNFLSSRLFEKVPFKTVNYLRDVAYSDLLDQFPVDVVCMGIGENGHIAFNDPPVADFADAKAVKIVELDLVCRQQQVNDGCFKSIEEVPTHAVTLTIPALLKAKHIICVVPGLTKAQAVWNTLNEDISTEYPSTILRNHPDVSLFLDQDSSSLLK; translated from the coding sequence ATGGAAATGACAGAAATCAATGATGCCGCTCATTTGGCGGTAAATATATTTGAAAACAGGAAACAAATGGGCATCCATGCAGCGGAAGTTGCAAGTGAAAGAATAAATGCCTTGTTGCTGGCACAACCGGTTGTAAATGTAATTTTTGCAGCGGCACCCTCTCAAAATGAATTTTTGGAGGAATTGATTACATTGGATATTGATTGGTCACGCATCAATGCATTTCATATGGATGAATACATTGGGCTGGATGAGGCTGCACCGCAGGGATTTGGTAATTTTTTAAGTAGCCGCTTATTTGAAAAGGTACCGTTCAAAACCGTAAACTACCTGAGGGATGTGGCATACAGCGACTTGCTGGACCAGTTTCCGGTAGATGTGGTTTGCATGGGTATTGGAGAAAATGGCCACATTGCATTTAACGATCCCCCGGTTGCGGATTTTGCAGACGCAAAAGCGGTAAAGATTGTGGAATTGGACCTGGTATGCAGACAACAGCAGGTGAATGACGGCTGCTTTAAATCTATTGAGGAGGTGCCTACACATGCGGTAACCCTAACCATCCCGGCTTTATTGAAGGCAAAACACATCATTTGCGTGGTTCCTGGTTTGACAAAGGCACAAGCGGTATGGAATACCTTAAATGAGGACATTTCTACCGAATACCCTTCTACTATCTTGCGCAATCACCCGGATGTATCGTTGTTTTTGGATCAGGATAGTAGCAGCCTTTTAAAATGA
- a CDS encoding carbohydrate-binding family 9-like protein has protein sequence MQRLAEVVEVPVVGLAVTDFDSCSAVLDNLPAQRLNNESWPEYATDCKASYTIAHLDSAILIKYYVKDDYFQSRQRPVNSAVNKDNCVEFFISFNDDGYYNIEFNSLGVGKMAYGTKRTKRHLMPVSTVKKIIPMAKTEQYGKRFNWEMVLYIPTEVFEFNEITSLNGLVCKANFYKCGDDLPKPHFLTWNPIQRLEPDFHVPEYFGKIVFQ, from the coding sequence TTGCAACGTTTAGCGGAAGTCGTTGAAGTACCAGTTGTCGGTTTGGCTGTGACTGATTTTGACAGCTGTTCTGCTGTGCTGGACAATTTACCCGCACAGCGGCTTAATAATGAGTCCTGGCCGGAGTATGCAACGGATTGTAAGGCAAGCTATACTATTGCGCACCTGGATTCCGCGATTTTGATAAAATATTATGTGAAGGATGACTATTTTCAATCCCGGCAGAGGCCAGTCAATTCAGCGGTTAACAAAGACAATTGTGTTGAGTTTTTTATCTCTTTTAATGATGATGGCTATTATAACATCGAGTTCAATAGTCTTGGCGTTGGGAAGATGGCTTATGGTACAAAGCGGACAAAGCGACACCTTATGCCGGTTTCTACCGTGAAAAAGATTATTCCGATGGCTAAAACTGAACAGTACGGTAAAAGGTTTAATTGGGAGATGGTGCTCTACATTCCAACAGAAGTTTTTGAATTTAATGAAATAACGAGCCTGAATGGGCTCGTTTGTAAGGCTAATTTTTATAAGTGTGGTGATGATTTGCCGAAGCCGCATTTCCTGACCTGGAACCCGATACAGCGACTGGAGCC